In candidate division WOR-3 bacterium, the following proteins share a genomic window:
- a CDS encoding endonuclease domain-containing protein, whose product MKLNARRKSIVKKLRRNMTQAEARVWNRLRNKQLGLKFRRQQSIGKYIADFACYEKKIIIEIDGGQHSEEEGDKARDDFFKKQGYTVLRFWNNDVLRNTDGVLESIVKAIHPPHDPLPSKGGE is encoded by the coding sequence ATGAAACTGAACGCAAGAAGGAAATCTATTGTCAAGAAATTGCGTAGAAACATGACTCAAGCAGAAGCAAGAGTGTGGAACAGATTACGGAACAAACAGTTGGGTCTAAAATTCCGCAGACAGCAGTCAATAGGCAAATACATTGCTGATTTCGCTTGTTATGAGAAAAAGATTATCATTGAGATCGATGGCGGACAGCATTCCGAAGAAGAGGGCGATAAAGCAAGGGACGATTTCTTCAAAAAACAAGGCTATACTGTTCTACGGTTTTGGAACAATGATGTGCTCAGGAATACCGACGGTGTATTAGAGTCAATAGTCAAAGCGATTCACCCTCCCCATGATCCCCTCCCATCAAAGGGAGGTGAATGA